One region of Pseudomonas sp. B21-040 genomic DNA includes:
- a CDS encoding type II secretion system protein, which translates to MRREKGFTLLELMVVMAIIATLMTIALPRYFNSLEASKETTLRQSLSAMREALDHYYGDTGRYPDSLDELVEKRYLRNSPTDPIAERKDTWVLVAPPDGVAGGVADIKSGATGRAHDGSLYSEW; encoded by the coding sequence ATGCGTCGAGAAAAGGGTTTTACCCTACTGGAACTGATGGTGGTCATGGCAATCATCGCGACGTTGATGACCATCGCCTTGCCGCGCTACTTCAACAGCCTTGAAGCGTCGAAAGAGACCACGTTGCGCCAGAGCCTGTCGGCCATGCGTGAAGCGCTGGACCACTATTACGGCGACACAGGGCGCTATCCCGATTCGCTCGATGAACTGGTCGAAAAGCGTTATCTGCGCAATTCACCGACGGATCCGATTGCCGAGCGCAAGGACACCTGGGTCTTGGTCGCGCCCCCTGACGGCGTGGCGGGCGGGGTGGCTGATATCAAAAGTGGAGCCACCGGGAGGGCGCATGATGGCAGCCTGTATTCCGAGTGGTAA
- a CDS encoding type II secretion system protein produces the protein MAACIPSGKPADEAGFTYLGVLFLIMIMGMGLASAGELWATASRRDRERQLLWVGTQYAQALRSYYRSSPGLAQYPKELADLIQDERFPSPKHHLRQLYPDPINGGGEWELMRGFDGRITGLSSASTDTPLKQTDFPSQWSDFAGMASYKDWQFVAEKAFNDGASGPKPQSQTPQALAP, from the coding sequence ATGGCAGCCTGTATTCCGAGTGGTAAGCCGGCCGACGAGGCGGGGTTCACTTACCTCGGTGTGCTGTTTCTGATCATGATCATGGGCATGGGCCTGGCCAGTGCCGGCGAGTTGTGGGCAACCGCTTCGCGCCGGGACCGCGAACGCCAATTGCTGTGGGTCGGGACCCAATACGCCCAGGCACTGCGCAGCTATTACCGCAGTTCGCCAGGTCTTGCGCAGTACCCCAAAGAGCTGGCCGACTTGATACAGGACGAGCGTTTCCCATCGCCCAAGCACCATCTGCGGCAGTTGTACCCGGACCCGATTAACGGAGGAGGTGAATGGGAGTTGATGCGCGGTTTCGATGGGCGCATCACGGGCCTCAGCAGCGCCTCGACGGACACGCCGCTCAAGCAGACTGACTTCCCCAGTCAATGGTCCGATTTCGCCGGGATGGCGAGCTACAAGGACTGGCAGTTCGTGGCCGAGAAAGCCTTCAATGATGGTGCGTCCGGGCCCAAGCCTCAGTCCCAGACCCCTCAGGCACTGGCGCCATGA
- the csgE gene encoding curli production assembly/transport protein CsgE yields MTRRWLAAVILTCVASFASAAEEDEMLGFIVDDTISHIGHDFYYSFSERLRASSRMDFNLVVRERPSARWGSLVTVEFRQRLVYRRFLPPNTVELKDEAYEAADLVRAQIVRQKLEALLQDTTDLERDEL; encoded by the coding sequence ATGACGAGGCGCTGGCTGGCGGCAGTGATCCTCACGTGCGTGGCGTCCTTCGCCAGCGCCGCTGAAGAGGACGAAATGCTCGGTTTCATCGTCGATGACACGATCTCGCACATCGGCCACGACTTTTACTACTCGTTCAGTGAACGACTGCGTGCCTCCAGCCGGATGGATTTCAACCTGGTGGTCCGCGAACGTCCATCGGCGCGTTGGGGCAGCCTGGTGACCGTGGAATTTCGGCAGCGGCTGGTTTATCGGCGCTTCCTGCCGCCAAACACCGTGGAACTCAAGGACGAGGCCTATGAGGCAGCCGACTTGGTCCGCGCGCAGATTGTCCGGCAGAAGCTGGAGGCTTTATTGCAAGACACTACGGACCTGGAGAGGGACGAATTATGA
- a CDS encoding curli assembly protein CsgF, with the protein MKTKTFLQCTGMLLLGLGSGSVVQATELVYTPINPSFGGNPLNGTWLLNNAQAQNDYDDPDLKSRTAVAGTSALERFTSQLQSRLLGQVLDNISSGNSGSLSTDAFIVNVVDDSGALTIEVTDRSTGEVSEIQVNGLAP; encoded by the coding sequence ATGAAAACGAAAACGTTCTTGCAGTGCACCGGCATGCTACTGCTCGGGCTTGGAAGCGGTAGCGTGGTCCAGGCCACGGAGTTGGTTTACACCCCCATCAACCCCTCGTTCGGCGGCAACCCGTTGAACGGCACCTGGCTGCTCAACAACGCCCAGGCGCAGAACGACTACGACGACCCTGACCTGAAAAGCCGCACCGCTGTGGCCGGGACTTCGGCCCTGGAGCGGTTCACCAGTCAGTTGCAATCACGCTTGCTGGGGCAAGTGCTGGACAACATATCCTCGGGCAACTCGGGGAGCCTTTCTACCGACGCTTTTATCGTCAACGTTGTCGATGACTCCGGTGCACTGACCATTGAAGTGACGGACCGATCGACCGGTGAAGTGTCGGAAATTCAGGTGAATGGCCTGGCCCCTTGA
- a CDS encoding CsgG/HfaB family protein, with product MKKIIALGLMVAMLQGCNLRQPMSAEQDTETPTLTPRASTYYDLLALPRPKGRLMAVVYGFRDQTGQYKPTPASSFSTSVTQGAASMLMDALQASGWFVVLEREGLQNLLTERKIIRASQKKPNTPVNIQGELPPLQAANMMLEGGVIAYDTNVRSGGEGARYLGIDISREYRVDQVTVNLRAVDVRSGQVLANVMTSKTIYSVGRSAGVFKFIEFKKLLEAEVGYTTNEPAQLCVLSAIESAVGHLLAQGIERKLWQVAGDNTPDANATLDRYLTQTKVDPESE from the coding sequence ATGAAAAAAATAATAGCGCTAGGGCTGATGGTGGCAATGTTGCAAGGCTGTAATCTGCGTCAGCCGATGTCGGCCGAGCAGGACACCGAAACCCCGACCCTGACACCTCGGGCGTCGACCTATTACGACTTGTTGGCCTTGCCTCGACCCAAGGGCCGGTTGATGGCAGTGGTGTACGGTTTTCGCGATCAGACGGGGCAATACAAACCGACCCCGGCGAGTTCGTTTTCGACCAGTGTGACTCAGGGTGCGGCGAGTATGTTGATGGATGCATTGCAGGCCAGCGGCTGGTTTGTGGTGCTGGAACGTGAAGGTCTGCAGAACCTGCTGACCGAGCGCAAGATCATTCGTGCCTCGCAAAAAAAACCTAATACGCCGGTGAATATCCAGGGTGAGCTGCCTCCGCTGCAAGCGGCGAACATGATGCTCGAGGGCGGGGTCATTGCCTATGACACCAATGTGCGCAGTGGCGGGGAGGGCGCGCGTTATCTGGGGATCGATATTTCCCGGGAGTATCGGGTGGATCAGGTGACGGTGAACTTGCGGGCGGTGGATGTGCGCAGTGGGCAGGTGCTGGCTAACGTGATGACGAGCAAGACGATTTATTCCGTTGGCCGCAGTGCGGGGGTGTTCAAGTTTATCGAGTTCAAGAAGTTGCTTGAGGCTGAGGTGGGGTACACCACGAACGAGCCGGCGCAGTTGTGTGTGTTGTCGGCGATTGAGTCGGCTGTGGGGCATTTGCTGGCGCAGGGGATTGAGCGGAAGTTGTGGCAGGTGGCGGGGGATAATACGCCTGACGCTAATGCGACGCTGGACCGGTACCTGACTCAGACCAAGGTTGATCCGGAGAGTGAGTGA
- a CDS encoding TauD/TfdA family dioxygenase — protein sequence MAIQIKPVAGRIGAQLEGVKLDGHISAEQFEFINQALLKYKVLFFRDQHLDDAEHEAFSRRFGDQVPHPTVRSAEQSTAILNLDAKETRANSWHTDVTFVANYPKISILRGVVIPPYGGDTVWANTAAAYADLPEPLKQLADNLRALHTNLYDYAAPRNTDESGIKRYREQFAAEVYETEHPLVRVHPESGERSLLLGHFVKQIQGVSHGDSKQLIRLFHDRITHVDNTVRWRWQEGDVVIWDNRATQHIAINDYGDAQRIVRRTTIDGDVPVGVDGRLSQAIKPSPDTRSPKTEADKKHLAA from the coding sequence ATGGCAATTCAAATCAAACCGGTCGCGGGTCGAATTGGCGCGCAATTGGAAGGCGTTAAATTAGATGGACATATCAGTGCTGAACAATTCGAGTTTATTAATCAAGCACTGCTGAAATACAAAGTTCTGTTCTTTCGCGACCAACATCTGGATGACGCTGAACACGAAGCCTTTTCCCGGCGCTTCGGTGACCAGGTGCCGCATCCAACCGTACGTTCTGCTGAGCAAAGCACCGCCATTCTGAACCTTGATGCCAAGGAAACCCGGGCCAATTCCTGGCATACCGATGTGACCTTCGTTGCCAATTACCCGAAAATATCCATCTTGCGCGGTGTGGTCATTCCGCCTTACGGCGGCGACACGGTATGGGCTAATACGGCGGCAGCCTACGCTGATTTGCCCGAGCCATTAAAACAACTTGCAGATAATCTGCGCGCGTTACACACCAACTTATATGACTATGCGGCGCCGCGTAATACCGATGAGTCGGGTATTAAACGTTATCGCGAACAGTTTGCGGCTGAAGTCTACGAGACTGAACATCCATTGGTGCGGGTGCATCCGGAGTCGGGTGAAAGAAGTTTGTTGTTGGGGCACTTTGTCAAACAGATACAGGGCGTAAGTCATGGTGATTCGAAACAACTGATTCGCTTGTTCCACGACCGTATTACCCATGTCGACAACACTGTGCGCTGGCGCTGGCAGGAGGGCGATGTGGTGATCTGGGACAACCGCGCCACGCAGCACATTGCGATCAACGACTACGGCGACGCCCAGCGCATCGTGCGCCGGACCACCATCGACGGTGATGTGCCGGTGGGGGTGGATGGTCGCTTGAGCCAGGCGATCAAGCCAAGCCCGGACACCCGCTCGCCGAAAACCGAAGCCGACAAAAAACATCTCGCCGCCTGA
- a CDS encoding ABC transporter substrate-binding protein gives MASFKADFLFRKGRIAAALAVVLAVPLAQADVVRIGVATAGGGDPVTFSGSTLGIVRNQQLLEKAFAGSGTEVQWFFFKGAGPAVNEALSNQQLDFAYQGDLPAVVGRSNGLDTKLLAALGVRANLYLAVPKGSPIKSIEDLKDKKVALFRGTNGHLVAINLLAEHGLTEREIKVINLDTGSTQAALVSNGVDAAFGGRELFKLRDKGLIDIVYDNPTQDVRYTRQTALVVRGGYEKEHPDNVQKVVDTLVDAAKWTSEDSHRDAVFTEWAKSNEPAESLRADFTGVSIRDRASPLVDNFLLSRYQAVADQAKEEKLIRRPVSIDGWFETRYLQKSLKTKGLENYWTPYGPDGKQPAGNAVAAATSKQGS, from the coding sequence ATGGCCTCATTCAAAGCTGATTTCCTGTTTCGCAAGGGCCGCATCGCTGCCGCGCTCGCGGTGGTACTGGCGGTACCGTTGGCCCAGGCTGATGTAGTGCGTATTGGTGTAGCGACGGCGGGCGGCGGTGACCCGGTCACCTTCAGTGGCTCGACGTTGGGCATCGTGCGTAACCAGCAATTGTTGGAGAAAGCCTTCGCTGGAAGCGGAACCGAGGTGCAATGGTTCTTCTTCAAGGGGGCGGGGCCGGCTGTCAACGAAGCCTTGTCAAACCAGCAACTCGACTTCGCTTACCAGGGCGATCTGCCCGCAGTCGTCGGGCGCTCCAATGGACTGGACACCAAGTTGCTGGCGGCATTGGGCGTACGCGCCAATCTTTACCTGGCCGTGCCCAAGGGCTCTCCCATCAAAAGCATTGAGGATCTGAAAGACAAAAAAGTCGCCCTGTTTCGTGGCACCAACGGCCACCTGGTGGCAATCAACCTCTTGGCGGAGCACGGTCTTACCGAACGCGAAATCAAGGTGATCAACCTCGATACCGGCAGCACTCAAGCTGCATTGGTATCCAATGGGGTAGATGCCGCATTTGGCGGTCGCGAACTGTTCAAACTGCGCGATAAAGGCCTGATCGACATCGTTTACGACAATCCCACTCAGGATGTGCGCTACACCCGGCAGACTGCACTGGTGGTTCGGGGGGGCTATGAAAAAGAACACCCGGACAACGTGCAAAAGGTCGTCGATACGCTAGTGGACGCGGCGAAATGGACGTCGGAAGACAGCCATCGTGACGCGGTCTTCACTGAATGGGCCAAGAGTAATGAGCCTGCAGAATCACTGCGCGCCGACTTTACCGGGGTCAGCATCAGGGACAGGGCTTCGCCTCTGGTCGACAACTTCTTGCTGAGTCGCTATCAGGCTGTGGCGGATCAAGCCAAGGAAGAAAAACTGATCCGTCGCCCCGTCAGTATCGATGGCTGGTTCGAGACCCGTTATTTGCAGAAATCCCTCAAAACCAAGGGGCTTGAGAATTACTGGACGCCCTACGGACCGGATGGCAAACAGCCGGCTGGTAATGCAGTAGCGGCCGCGACCAGCAAGCAAGGGAGCTAG
- a CDS encoding ABC transporter permease: MARAQTVRLEPYTAPAPNDNVKRFPPSPARPVRKVEVSRTSAWRVSLGDKALPWLLPLVLLGLWYLGVERGWLSEQVLPPPVYVYQTLSDLVSSGDLWLNASASLQRVVVGFTLGALIGIALGLAMGLSRTLEDYLLPTFNALVQIPVLGWLPFALLLFGIGETLKYVLIAKAALVPITLCTLQAFRQAPKGLLEVGRAYGFSRRQSVTSIVLPAAIPTLFTGLRLGFTKAWLSLVVVELVASSEGLGYLIVYGRQLFQLDMVMAAVVVVGALGLLIDRGFDYAEKRLNRGRPTAGGRLS; encoded by the coding sequence ATGGCCAGGGCACAGACCGTCAGACTAGAGCCGTACACGGCGCCGGCACCGAACGATAACGTCAAACGTTTTCCACCGTCACCGGCCCGCCCAGTACGCAAGGTTGAGGTGTCGCGCACCTCAGCCTGGCGCGTCAGTCTGGGTGACAAGGCCTTGCCCTGGCTGTTGCCGCTGGTGTTGCTGGGCTTATGGTACCTGGGGGTGGAACGCGGCTGGCTTTCAGAGCAGGTTCTGCCACCACCCGTCTACGTTTACCAGACCTTGTCGGACCTGGTCTCCAGCGGTGATCTCTGGCTCAACGCGTCTGCCAGCCTGCAGCGGGTGGTCGTCGGATTTACATTGGGCGCCTTGATCGGCATCGCTCTGGGCCTGGCCATGGGATTGTCCAGGACCCTGGAGGATTATCTGTTACCCACCTTCAACGCACTGGTGCAAATACCGGTATTGGGCTGGTTACCGTTTGCCCTGTTGCTGTTTGGTATCGGTGAGACGCTCAAGTATGTGCTGATTGCCAAGGCGGCCTTGGTGCCGATCACGCTGTGTACCTTGCAGGCTTTCCGCCAGGCGCCCAAAGGGTTGTTGGAAGTCGGCCGGGCCTACGGTTTCAGTCGTCGGCAAAGCGTCACCTCCATCGTCTTGCCTGCGGCGATCCCGACGTTGTTTACCGGTTTGCGTCTGGGCTTCACCAAAGCCTGGTTATCGCTGGTAGTGGTCGAATTGGTGGCATCGAGTGAGGGGCTGGGGTACCTGATCGTCTACGGGCGTCAGCTATTTCAACTGGACATGGTGATGGCGGCCGTCGTGGTGGTGGGTGCGCTGGGCCTGTTGATAGACCGCGGTTTCGATTACGCGGAGAAACGCCTCAATCGGGGGCGGCCAACTGCCGGGGGGCGCCTGTCATGA
- a CDS encoding ABC transporter permease, whose amino-acid sequence MSAILSVGRGSRRYRGWILPIAAIAVWWLASNQGWSQSGLFVSPEKVAATAWDQMASGKFWRAISASLARNLSGFFIGTTLGLVLGCLLGLSRYFERLVGPSFNTFKQISLFAWIPLISVWFGLGDVAKVVFLSLAALVPVVVNTCDGLRNVPPNLLEVARVYGFTRWQTIIGVMLPSALPSIFTGLYLALVYSWLATIGAEYLLVSGEGIGNTLIDGSEHFMMDLVLFGMVIIGLVGWGLNALARTLERRMQRLYGIAPR is encoded by the coding sequence ATGAGTGCGATCTTGTCAGTCGGTCGCGGTAGCCGCCGATATCGCGGTTGGATCTTGCCCATTGCCGCCATAGCCGTCTGGTGGCTGGCTTCAAACCAGGGATGGAGCCAATCGGGGCTGTTCGTTTCGCCAGAAAAAGTCGCTGCTACGGCCTGGGATCAAATGGCCTCGGGCAAATTCTGGCGGGCAATTTCTGCCAGTCTGGCGCGCAACCTCAGTGGCTTTTTTATCGGTACCACGCTGGGCCTGGTACTGGGTTGCCTGTTGGGCCTGTCGCGGTATTTCGAGCGATTAGTCGGACCGAGCTTCAATACCTTCAAGCAAATCTCTCTGTTCGCCTGGATTCCGTTGATCTCGGTGTGGTTCGGCCTGGGCGATGTGGCCAAGGTGGTGTTCTTGTCATTGGCAGCACTGGTGCCGGTGGTGGTGAATACCTGTGACGGTTTGCGCAACGTCCCGCCCAACCTGTTGGAGGTGGCGCGGGTGTATGGCTTCACCCGTTGGCAAACCATCATCGGGGTGATGCTGCCTTCCGCCTTACCGTCGATTTTCACGGGGCTTTACCTGGCGCTGGTCTATTCCTGGCTGGCGACCATCGGCGCGGAGTACCTGTTGGTATCAGGGGAGGGGATTGGCAACACGCTGATTGATGGCAGCGAACATTTCATGATGGACCTGGTGTTGTTTGGAATGGTGATTATCGGCCTGGTGGGCTGGGGCCTCAACGCATTGGCGCGGACACTTGAGCGGCGGATGCAGCGCCTGTATGGCATCGCTCCTCGTTGA
- a CDS encoding ABC transporter ATP-binding protein, translated as MLNNGLTLENISKRFASRPGSSTQLQVLDNIQLDIAPGEFISIVGASGCGKSTLLRLILGLDEEYDGRILLDGKPIDGTGLERGIVFQDHRLFPWLNVEQNVAVGLKNSPLSARQKRDTVREHVELVGLHDFIDAYPHQISGGMAQRVAIARGLVNRPSVLLLDEPLGALDALTRARLQGELQNIWLKEKITMILVTHDVDEAVFLGDRVVVMQPNPGRIRRIVDIDLPRSRNRSDSRFIALRDDVLSDFAELH; from the coding sequence ATGCTCAACAACGGCCTGACCCTGGAAAACATCAGCAAGCGTTTCGCTTCCCGACCGGGTAGTTCGACTCAATTGCAAGTACTCGACAACATCCAGCTCGACATTGCACCGGGCGAGTTCATCAGCATCGTCGGCGCCAGTGGCTGCGGCAAATCCACGCTGCTGCGACTGATACTTGGCCTGGACGAAGAATACGACGGGCGCATCCTGCTCGATGGCAAACCCATTGACGGCACTGGCCTGGAACGCGGCATCGTCTTTCAGGATCACCGCTTGTTCCCTTGGCTCAACGTCGAGCAGAACGTCGCTGTTGGCCTCAAGAACTCACCCCTGAGCGCCCGGCAGAAACGCGACACTGTGCGCGAGCACGTCGAACTGGTCGGCTTGCACGATTTTATCGATGCCTATCCGCATCAGATATCCGGCGGCATGGCGCAACGCGTGGCGATAGCCCGCGGCCTGGTCAACCGACCGAGCGTGCTGTTGCTGGATGAACCGCTGGGTGCACTCGATGCCTTGACCCGTGCGCGCCTGCAGGGCGAGCTGCAAAACATTTGGCTCAAGGAAAAAATCACCATGATCCTGGTCACCCACGATGTGGATGAGGCGGTATTCCTCGGCGATCGGGTGGTGGTCATGCAGCCCAATCCCGGCCGCATCCGACGCATTGTCGACATCGATCTACCGCGCTCGCGCAACCGCAGTGACAGCCGCTTCATCGCCCTGCGCGACGATGTGCTGAGTGATTTCGCCGAGCTGCACTAA
- a CDS encoding LLM class flavin-dependent oxidoreductase: MSERQLSLNLFIYPNGHHEAAWRHPQSVPEFSMDIGYYQQLALRAEREKLDAIFFADSPSLAESGREGLRIRFEPITWLAAIAAVTQRIGLIATASTTYSEPYNLARSFSALDHLSKGRAGWNIVTTSMAAAAANFGLEQHPSAHDRYVQAEEFVQVVGDLWDSWEDDALVLDKASGVFADSDKVHSINHVGTHYKVAGPFNSPRSPQGRPVQVQAGSSEDGRDFASRHAEAIFTAHQTLQSATEFANDIRARAKAVGRDPRQLKILPGISPYIGSTEAEAQRKFDELNELVLPHVSLGQLRRMLGVDLSGHDLDAPFPRHLINFDSSESQSSRFKLIIDIVDREKPTLRQLINRLAGARGHWVPVGTPVQIADLIEQWFRSGAADGFNVMPPAFPEGFEVFLDEVLPILRKRGLFRTEYAGSTLREHYGLSRPVSRFALKSASSISPLRNGVQSLPDFV, from the coding sequence ATGTCCGAACGCCAGCTCAGCCTTAACCTCTTTATCTACCCCAACGGCCATCACGAAGCCGCCTGGCGTCACCCACAGTCGGTGCCGGAATTCTCCATGGATATCGGCTATTACCAGCAATTGGCGCTACGCGCTGAACGCGAGAAGCTTGATGCGATTTTCTTCGCTGACTCGCCGTCACTGGCCGAAAGCGGGCGTGAAGGTTTGCGCATTCGTTTCGAACCCATTACCTGGCTGGCGGCCATTGCCGCGGTGACCCAACGCATAGGCCTGATCGCCACGGCCAGCACGACCTACAGCGAGCCCTACAACCTGGCTCGCTCGTTCAGTGCGCTGGACCACCTCAGCAAGGGTCGCGCCGGTTGGAATATCGTCACCACGTCGATGGCGGCAGCCGCCGCCAATTTTGGCCTGGAGCAACATCCGTCGGCTCATGACCGCTATGTCCAGGCCGAAGAATTCGTGCAGGTGGTCGGTGACCTGTGGGACAGCTGGGAGGACGATGCACTGGTGCTGGACAAGGCTTCCGGGGTGTTTGCCGACAGTGACAAGGTGCATTCGATCAACCACGTGGGCACTCACTACAAGGTCGCAGGCCCATTCAACTCGCCACGCTCCCCGCAGGGTCGACCGGTGCAGGTGCAGGCCGGCTCTTCCGAGGATGGCCGTGATTTCGCCTCCAGGCATGCTGAAGCGATTTTTACCGCGCACCAGACCCTGCAAAGCGCGACTGAATTCGCCAACGACATCCGTGCCCGGGCGAAGGCGGTGGGGCGTGACCCTCGTCAGCTGAAAATTCTCCCGGGCATCAGCCCGTACATCGGCAGCACCGAAGCCGAAGCCCAGCGCAAGTTCGACGAGCTGAACGAGTTGGTGCTGCCGCACGTTTCACTCGGCCAGCTACGCCGCATGTTGGGGGTCGACCTGTCCGGTCACGATCTGGATGCGCCATTCCCGCGCCACTTGATCAACTTCGACAGCAGCGAAAGCCAGTCCAGTCGCTTCAAGTTGATCATCGACATCGTCGACCGCGAGAAGCCGACGCTGCGCCAGCTGATTAATCGCCTGGCCGGTGCTCGCGGGCATTGGGTGCCGGTCGGTACGCCGGTGCAGATTGCCGACCTGATTGAGCAGTGGTTCCGCAGTGGCGCTGCTGATGGTTTCAACGTGATGCCGCCAGCGTTCCCCGAGGGCTTTGAAGTGTTCCTCGATGAAGTGCTGCCGATTCTGCGCAAGCGTGGCCTGTTCCGAACTGAATATGCGGGCAGTACGCTGCGCGAGCATTATGGTCTGAGTCGCCCGGTTTCGCGTTTTGCCTTGAAGTCCGCCTCATCGATCTCTCCATTGCGCAACGGAGTGCAATCGCTTCCAGATTTTGTTTGA
- a CDS encoding curlin, producing the protein MFKLTPLTAAILVIVSAQAIADDSVSNQSQFGDTNIADVKQTVAPFSTATQLQQGLGNDAAAVQDHASSTIDQSQAGEYNAGYAEQLYEDGSTITQQQAGSLNVAHASQSIGVGSSEALQQQSGSGNFSFIYQDSQDATTAKTYQFGDNNEANIEQTELGVANNATVIQYGNGNYGTAEQTFQTNGQIGINQAGSGNYAYGDQRDGDGSTLTINQYGDLNGTEVWQDSQLASETTINQYGQSNETVVDQSFGENNSATVLQVGDLNAIYADQFESLSSTVALYQQGTGNVHFTYQTGDGHVLNATSMGDGNKVYASNWKGPQAGGQFGSNQMATVNQYGSNNVANFTQKDTGHIMTTNQSGTGNKTTVSQADSYNELYFDQNGSDNILISDQRGETNLAQGSSNGYGNSTEFDQSGSSNQAYTAQYGSDNMITVKQADTMNVAYVTQGGSGNIASVDQSGMTQTATVQQYGSTNKATVLQQ; encoded by the coding sequence ATGTTCAAACTGACGCCCCTTACCGCCGCCATCCTGGTCATTGTCAGTGCCCAGGCCATCGCCGATGACAGCGTTTCCAACCAGAGTCAGTTCGGTGATACCAACATCGCCGATGTCAAACAGACCGTGGCCCCGTTCAGTACCGCCACCCAGTTGCAACAGGGTCTTGGCAACGACGCGGCGGCGGTGCAAGACCACGCCAGCAGCACCATCGACCAGAGCCAGGCAGGTGAATACAACGCCGGCTATGCCGAGCAACTATACGAAGACGGCAGCACCATCACCCAGCAACAGGCTGGCTCCCTGAACGTCGCCCATGCCAGCCAGTCAATCGGTGTGGGTAGCAGCGAGGCGCTGCAACAACAGTCAGGCAGCGGCAACTTCTCGTTCATCTATCAGGACAGTCAGGACGCTACGACCGCCAAGACCTACCAGTTCGGTGACAACAACGAAGCCAACATCGAACAGACTGAACTGGGCGTCGCCAATAACGCGACAGTCATCCAGTACGGCAACGGCAACTACGGCACCGCTGAACAGACGTTCCAGACCAACGGCCAGATTGGCATCAACCAGGCCGGCAGCGGCAACTATGCCTACGGCGACCAGCGTGACGGTGACGGCAGCACCCTGACCATCAACCAGTACGGCGACCTCAACGGCACCGAAGTCTGGCAAGACAGCCAACTCGCCAGCGAAACCACCATCAATCAATACGGGCAGTCCAACGAAACCGTGGTCGACCAGAGCTTCGGCGAAAACAACTCCGCGACAGTGCTGCAAGTTGGCGACCTCAACGCCATCTACGCCGACCAGTTCGAGTCCCTCAGCTCGACCGTCGCGCTGTACCAACAGGGCACGGGCAACGTGCATTTCACCTATCAAACCGGCGACGGCCATGTACTCAACGCCACCTCGATGGGTGACGGTAACAAGGTCTACGCCAGCAACTGGAAAGGTCCACAAGCGGGTGGCCAGTTCGGCAGCAACCAAATGGCAACCGTCAATCAGTACGGCAGCAACAACGTCGCCAACTTCACCCAAAAAGACACCGGCCACATCATGACCACCAACCAGTCCGGCACCGGGAACAAAACCACGGTCAGCCAGGCTGATTCCTACAACGAGCTGTACTTCGACCAGAACGGCAGCGACAACATCCTGATCTCCGACCAGCGCGGTGAGACCAACCTGGCGCAAGGCAGCAGCAACGGTTACGGCAACAGCACCGAGTTCGACCAGTCCGGCAGCAGCAACCAGGCATACACCGCACAATACGGCAGCGACAACATGATCACGGTCAAACAGGCTGACACCATGAACGTGGCCTATGTGACCCAGGGGGGCAGCGGCAACATTGCCAGCGTCGACCAAAGCGGCATGACCCAGACGGCAACCGTGCAGCAATATGGCAGTACCAACAAGGCCACCGTGCTACAGCAATGA
- a CDS encoding curlin, with protein MKTPTAALLCLLLLCSSAGVRADDLMENDDLGPGTDLGELPPPVGQHALIDQNGQANVALLQQNGQSLLGTIVQSGSNQEAYILQQGNDLMAMINQQGSGNNAAITQNGSHNRAQISQNGNNNDASIDQAGTGLSSAVTQSGNGMSVSVKQYR; from the coding sequence ATGAAAACGCCGACCGCCGCCCTGCTCTGCCTGCTCCTGCTTTGCAGCAGTGCGGGCGTGCGCGCCGACGACTTGATGGAAAACGACGACCTCGGCCCGGGCACCGACCTTGGCGAGTTGCCACCGCCGGTTGGCCAGCATGCGCTGATCGATCAGAACGGTCAGGCCAATGTCGCGCTGTTGCAGCAGAACGGCCAGTCGCTGCTCGGCACCATTGTCCAGTCGGGCAGTAATCAGGAAGCGTACATCCTGCAACAAGGCAACGACCTGATGGCAATGATCAACCAGCAAGGTTCGGGCAATAACGCCGCCATCACCCAGAACGGCAGCCACAACCGTGCGCAGATTTCCCAGAACGGCAACAACAACGACGCCAGCATCGACCAGGCCGGTACGGGGCTATCCAGCGCCGTGACCCAGTCCGGCAACGGCATGAGCGTTTCGGTCAAACAATATCGCTAA